Proteins from a genomic interval of Kitasatospora kifunensis:
- a CDS encoding DUF397 domain-containing protein: MILTSAAIADLSAVTWRKSTFSGPNNECVEVADGVTGVVPVRDSKDPYGPALMFPANAWRAFVGGNLPLSASDALIEWRKSSFSGAQSDCVETGRMVTGGMAVRDSKDPHGPALAFEGEAWQAFVASVQGGGFPR, from the coding sequence ATGATCCTCACCTCCGCCGCCATCGCGGACCTGTCGGCTGTCACGTGGCGGAAAAGCACGTTCAGTGGGCCGAACAACGAATGTGTTGAAGTAGCCGACGGGGTCACAGGTGTCGTGCCGGTGCGGGACAGCAAAGACCCGTATGGGCCCGCGCTGATGTTCCCCGCCAATGCGTGGCGGGCGTTTGTGGGCGGCAACCTTCCCCTGAGCGCCTCCGATGCTCTGATCGAGTGGCGTAAGTCCTCGTTCTCAGGGGCCCAGAGTGACTGCGTGGAGACGGGCCGCATGGTCACTGGAGGCATGGCGGTCCGCGATTCCAAGGATCCGCACGGCCCGGCGCTGGCCTTCGAGGGGGAGGCCTGGCAGGCGTTCGTGGCGAGCGTGCAAGGAGGCGGCTTCCCCCGCTGA
- a CDS encoding DUF397 domain-containing protein, whose protein sequence is MTSNLPLTAAEDRIEWRKSSFSGAQSNCVETGRMVTGGMAVRDSKDPHGPALAFEGEAWQAFVASVQGGGFPR, encoded by the coding sequence ATGACGAGCAACCTTCCCCTGACCGCCGCTGAGGATCGGATCGAGTGGCGCAAGTCCTCGTTCTCAGGGGCTCAGAGCAACTGCGTGGAGACGGGCCGCATGGTCACTGGAGGCATGGCGGTCCGCGATTCCAAGGATCCGCACGGCCCGGCGCTGGCCTTCGAGGGGGAGGCCTGGCAGGCGTTCGTGGCGAGCGTGCAAGGAGGCGGCTTCCCTCGCTGA
- a CDS encoding YybH family protein, translated as MAERSEHAYNPEDLARLFVTRANAGDAAGLAELYAPDAVLAYPPGSVTVGREAIRAVCERLLTHAPRPFLVEEPLPTLRYGDLALTSTRAADGTGGRVQVNRRQPDGTWLRIIDRPETRPAPGTTDHTETETEKES; from the coding sequence ATGGCCGAGAGAAGCGAACACGCCTACAACCCCGAGGACTTGGCCCGACTCTTCGTGACCCGGGCGAACGCCGGGGACGCCGCCGGACTCGCCGAGCTCTACGCGCCCGACGCCGTGCTCGCCTATCCGCCGGGCTCCGTCACGGTCGGCCGCGAGGCGATCCGCGCCGTCTGCGAGCGGCTGCTCACGCACGCGCCGCGCCCCTTCCTGGTGGAGGAGCCGCTGCCCACCCTCCGCTACGGCGACCTGGCCCTCACCTCCACCCGGGCCGCCGACGGCACGGGTGGCCGGGTGCAGGTCAACCGTCGTCAGCCCGACGGGACTTGGCTGCGCATCATCGACCGGCCCGAGACCCGCCCCGCGCCTGGAACCACGGACCACACCGAGACCGAGACCGAGAAGGAGAGCTGA
- a CDS encoding FAD-dependent monooxygenase produces MTVLIAGAGIGGLTAALSLHAVGIEALVVESAQSIEPLGVGINLQPHAVRELIELGLAEELAALGVSSTELVYCDPSGNRLFAEPRGTAQGYRWPQYSVHRGELQLMLLAAVRERLGADAVRTGTRLVGFDQDVDQDPGAHDSRQADSKQADTVRARLLDRASGEMTEIEAEALIGADGLHSVVRSRLHPQDGPLLWSGVRMWRGVTTLAEPFLTGHSAVIVRDGDVEIIAYPIGRGRINWVCQVRVGEPGPLAADAAWSSPGQLAQVLPYYQGWALGRLDVPGLLAGAEEVLEYPMVDREPLAAWGRGRVTLLGDAAHPMYPIGANGASQAIVDARVLAYELAGVAGAAEVPTGLARYESARREATGAVVLASRAMYRDGGHTAAELARVSAAYRSATGSEVEVLNNRASLSRSTVQAP; encoded by the coding sequence ATGACCGTACTGATCGCGGGCGCCGGAATAGGCGGGCTGACCGCCGCCCTGAGCCTGCACGCCGTGGGCATCGAGGCGCTCGTGGTGGAGAGCGCGCAGTCCATCGAGCCGCTGGGCGTCGGAATCAACCTGCAGCCGCACGCGGTGCGCGAGCTCATCGAACTCGGCCTCGCCGAGGAGCTGGCCGCCCTCGGCGTGTCCTCGACCGAACTGGTCTACTGCGACCCGTCCGGAAACCGGCTCTTCGCCGAGCCGCGCGGCACCGCGCAGGGCTACCGCTGGCCGCAGTACTCCGTCCACCGCGGGGAGTTGCAGCTCATGCTGCTCGCGGCCGTGCGCGAACGGCTGGGCGCCGACGCGGTGCGCACCGGGACCAGGCTGGTGGGCTTCGACCAGGATGTCGACCAGGATCCTGGAGCCCACGACTCCAGGCAGGCCGACTCCAAGCAGGCCGACACCGTCCGGGCGCGGCTGCTGGACCGGGCGAGCGGGGAGATGACGGAGATCGAGGCCGAGGCGCTGATCGGCGCGGACGGGCTGCACTCCGTGGTGCGCTCCCGACTCCACCCCCAGGACGGCCCGTTGCTCTGGTCGGGTGTCCGGATGTGGCGCGGGGTGACGACCCTGGCCGAGCCGTTCCTCACCGGTCACTCGGCGGTGATCGTGCGCGACGGCGACGTGGAGATCATCGCCTATCCGATCGGCCGGGGCCGGATCAACTGGGTCTGCCAGGTGCGGGTGGGCGAGCCCGGACCGCTCGCCGCCGACGCCGCCTGGAGCAGCCCCGGACAGCTGGCGCAGGTGCTGCCGTACTACCAGGGCTGGGCGCTGGGCCGGCTCGACGTGCCCGGGCTGCTGGCCGGCGCCGAGGAGGTCCTGGAGTACCCGATGGTCGACCGCGAGCCGCTGGCCGCCTGGGGTCGCGGCCGGGTGACGCTGCTCGGCGACGCCGCGCACCCGATGTACCCGATCGGCGCCAACGGCGCCTCCCAAGCCATCGTCGACGCCCGGGTGCTCGCCTACGAGTTGGCCGGCGTGGCCGGCGCCGCCGAGGTGCCGACCGGACTGGCCCGCTACGAGAGCGCGCGGCGGGAGGCCACCGGCGCCGTGGTGCTGGCCAGTCGCGCCATGTACCGGGACGGCGGCCACACCGCGGCCGAGCTGGCCCGGGTCAGCGCCGCCTACCGCAGCGCCACCGGCAGCGAGGTCGAGGTGCTCAACAACCGTGCCTCGCTGAGCCGGAGCACCGTCCAGGCCCCCTGA
- the tuf gene encoding elongation factor Tu, giving the protein MAKQAFVRTKPHLNIGTMGHVDHGKTTLTAAITKVLAERGGSTFVPFDRIDRAPEEAARGITINISHVEYETATRHYAHVDMPGHADFVKNMITGAAQLDGAILVVSAQDGVMPQTAEHVLLARQVGVEHVVVALNKADAGDPELLELVELEVRELLSAHGYDGAGLPVVRVSGLRALEGDAFWSVALLELLDAVDTYVPTPVRYTEAPFLLPVENVLTITGRGTVVTGAVERGRVRLGDRVEVLGYGSEVVSVVTGVETFGRTMESAEAGDNVALLLRGVQRGQVRRGQVVAAVASASVHTRFTARVHLLSTAQGGRRTPISSGYRPQFYLRTGDVVGDVELGEGSGPVLPGETVELTVTLGQPVPLEPGLGFAVREGGRTVAAGAVLTVLE; this is encoded by the coding sequence ATGGCCAAGCAGGCCTTCGTGCGCACCAAGCCACACCTCAACATCGGCACCATGGGTCACGTCGACCACGGAAAGACCACCCTCACCGCCGCCATCACCAAGGTCCTCGCCGAGCGCGGCGGCAGCACCTTCGTCCCGTTCGACCGGATCGACCGGGCCCCGGAGGAGGCCGCCCGCGGCATCACCATCAACATCTCGCACGTCGAGTACGAGACGGCGACCAGGCACTACGCCCACGTGGACATGCCCGGGCACGCCGACTTCGTGAAGAACATGATCACCGGAGCCGCCCAGTTGGACGGCGCGATCCTGGTCGTCTCGGCGCAGGACGGGGTGATGCCGCAGACCGCCGAGCACGTGCTGCTGGCCCGTCAGGTCGGCGTCGAGCACGTCGTCGTCGCGCTGAACAAGGCCGACGCCGGCGACCCCGAGCTGCTCGAACTGGTCGAGCTGGAGGTCCGCGAGCTGCTGAGTGCCCACGGCTACGACGGCGCGGGGCTGCCGGTGGTGCGGGTCTCCGGGCTGCGCGCGCTGGAGGGCGACGCCTTCTGGTCGGTGGCGCTGCTGGAGTTGCTGGACGCGGTGGACACCTACGTCCCCACGCCCGTGCGCTACACCGAGGCGCCGTTCCTGCTGCCGGTGGAGAACGTGCTCACCATCACCGGGCGCGGCACGGTGGTGACCGGCGCCGTCGAGCGCGGGCGGGTGCGCCTGGGCGACCGGGTGGAGGTGCTCGGCTACGGCTCGGAGGTGGTCTCCGTGGTCACCGGCGTCGAGACCTTCGGCCGCACGATGGAGTCCGCGGAGGCGGGCGACAACGTCGCGCTGCTGCTGCGCGGCGTCCAGCGCGGGCAGGTCCGGCGCGGCCAGGTGGTCGCGGCGGTGGCCAGCGCCTCGGTGCACACGCGCTTCACGGCGCGGGTGCACCTGCTCTCCACGGCGCAGGGCGGTCGTCGTACGCCGATCAGCAGCGGCTACCGGCCGCAGTTCTACCTGCGGACGGGCGATGTGGTCGGCGACGTCGAGTTGGGCGAGGGCAGCGGGCCGGTGCTGCCGGGGGAGACCGTCGAGCTGACGGTGACCCTCGGGCAGCCGGTCCCACTCGAGCCCGGCCTCGGCTTCGCGGTCCGCGAGGGCGGCCGTACGGTGGCGGCGGGTGCGGTGCTGACCGTGCTGGAGTAG
- a CDS encoding ABC transporter ATP-binding protein, which translates to MIEVNELTKRYGRTTAVHNLTFTVRPGHVTGFLGPNGAGKSTTLRLILGLNDPTSGTATVDRRPLRDRSRGLRHVGALLDASDVHGGRSGRAHLRALARSNAIPRGRVEEVLREVGLAGAAGRRIGGYSLGMKQRLGIATALLGDPPVLFFDEPLNGLDPEGVLWVRGLFRRLAAEGRTVFVSSHLMSEMENTADQLIVIGRGELIAAESVTEFAARATRQSVTVRTSEPATLAGVLTAAGAAVQPGEGGALTVTGLDANRIGELALEHQLLLQELTASTASLEEAFMELTADSVEYLAGDAGDAGDAGDSGEHR; encoded by the coding sequence GTGATCGAAGTCAACGAACTGACGAAGCGCTACGGCCGCACCACCGCCGTCCACAACCTCACCTTCACCGTCCGCCCGGGCCACGTCACCGGGTTCCTCGGACCGAACGGCGCCGGCAAGAGCACCACCCTGCGCCTGATCCTGGGCCTGAACGACCCCACCAGCGGTACCGCAACGGTCGACCGCCGCCCGCTGCGGGACCGTTCGCGCGGCCTGCGCCACGTCGGCGCCCTGCTCGACGCGAGCGACGTGCACGGCGGCCGCAGCGGCCGCGCCCACCTGCGCGCCCTGGCCCGCAGCAACGCGATCCCGCGCGGCCGGGTGGAGGAGGTGCTGCGCGAGGTCGGTCTGGCCGGGGCGGCGGGCCGCCGGATCGGCGGGTACTCGCTCGGGATGAAGCAGCGGCTCGGCATCGCGACCGCACTGCTCGGTGATCCGCCGGTGCTGTTCTTCGACGAGCCGCTCAACGGGCTGGACCCGGAGGGCGTGCTCTGGGTGCGCGGCCTCTTCCGCCGCCTGGCAGCCGAGGGCCGCACGGTGTTCGTCTCCAGTCATCTGATGAGCGAGATGGAGAACACCGCCGACCAGCTGATCGTCATCGGCCGCGGCGAGCTGATCGCCGCCGAGAGCGTGACGGAGTTCGCCGCCCGCGCCACCCGACAGAGCGTCACCGTGCGCACCTCCGAACCCGCCACGCTGGCCGGTGTGTTGACCGCCGCGGGCGCCGCCGTGCAGCCCGGCGAGGGCGGTGCGCTCACCGTGACCGGTCTCGACGCGAACCGGATCGGTGAACTCGCCCTCGAACACCAGCTCCTACTACAGGAGCTGACCGCCAGCACCGCCTCCCTGGAGGAGGCATTCATGGAACTCACCGCCGACAGCGTCGAATACCTCGCAGGAGATGCGGGAGATGCGGGAGACGCAGGAGATTCAGGAGAGCACCGATGA
- a CDS encoding ABC transporter permease produces MTTLTLAPDTPRTATEPRGRFRDLLVAEWIKLWSLRSTPWVLGLSALVIIAANLNSAKYTYDHFTAGDPASSYFQVALNDSFTLIAADILMLVAGSVGVIVMVGEYTTGMIRTTVAAVPDRRAMLVAKACVLTAVMLGYGILVAGASFGLGQAVLSGRHIGLSITHPGALRFVAAAALFAPICALIGMALGVLIRHGAATVAATVLVLFFLPSFFTDTHHWTADLSHAMPLTAWRRLAEVDMTNVFISHYPATVGGAWLTFAAWPLVSVLIATIAIHRRDL; encoded by the coding sequence ATGACCACCCTGACCCTCGCCCCGGACACACCCCGGACCGCCACCGAGCCCCGGGGCCGGTTCCGCGATCTGCTCGTCGCCGAGTGGATCAAACTCTGGTCACTGCGCTCCACACCCTGGGTGCTGGGCCTCAGCGCCCTGGTCATCATCGCCGCCAACCTCAATTCCGCGAAGTACACCTACGACCACTTCACCGCCGGTGATCCGGCCTCCAGTTACTTCCAGGTGGCGTTGAACGACTCGTTCACCCTGATCGCCGCCGACATCCTGATGCTCGTCGCGGGCAGCGTCGGCGTCATCGTGATGGTCGGCGAGTACACCACCGGGATGATCCGCACCACCGTGGCGGCCGTCCCCGACCGCCGCGCGATGCTGGTGGCCAAGGCGTGCGTGCTGACCGCGGTCATGCTCGGCTACGGCATCCTCGTCGCGGGGGCCTCCTTCGGCCTCGGCCAGGCGGTGCTGTCCGGACGGCACATCGGCCTGTCGATCACCCACCCCGGCGCCCTGCGGTTCGTCGCGGCGGCCGCGCTGTTCGCCCCGATCTGCGCCCTGATCGGCATGGCCCTGGGCGTGCTGATCCGGCACGGCGCGGCCACCGTGGCCGCCACCGTGCTGGTGCTCTTCTTCCTGCCCTCGTTCTTCACCGACACCCACCACTGGACGGCCGACCTCTCGCACGCGATGCCACTGACCGCCTGGCGGCGGCTTGCCGAGGTCGACATGACGAACGTGTTCATCTCGCACTATCCGGCGACGGTCGGCGGAGCGTGGCTCACCTTCGCGGCCTGGCCGCTCGTCTCGGTCCTGATCGCCACGATCGCCATCCACCGCCGAGACCTGTGA
- a CDS encoding LysR family transcriptional regulator, with protein sequence MELRQLEYFVTVAEQRSFTRAAEQVHVAQPGVSAQIRKLERELGQELLDRSGREVRLTAVGEAVLPYARAALAAVAGVRAAVDELAGLVRGHLSVGTVTSHDVDLPGLLAAFHDAHPEVEITLTEANTDQLLEGLWAGHLDAAIVSLGSETPPGLDVLVVADQPVVAAVSHDHELAVHPVISLDTLRGRPLISLPRGTGLRTRLDEACAAAGFVPKIAFEASDPQILAQLAARGLGAAILPRAFAAARPRELRVITIDRPALRGRLAFAWRAGGPTSPAGRALVSRARETLGVAEGE encoded by the coding sequence ATGGAACTTCGTCAGCTGGAGTACTTCGTGACCGTGGCCGAACAGCGGAGCTTCACCAGGGCCGCCGAGCAGGTGCACGTCGCACAGCCCGGTGTCAGCGCGCAGATCCGCAAGCTGGAGCGCGAGTTGGGGCAGGAGCTGCTGGACCGCTCCGGGCGCGAGGTGCGGCTGACCGCGGTGGGCGAGGCCGTCCTGCCGTACGCGCGGGCGGCGCTCGCAGCGGTGGCCGGCGTCCGGGCGGCCGTCGACGAGCTGGCCGGACTGGTCCGCGGGCACCTCTCGGTCGGCACCGTGACCTCGCACGACGTCGACCTGCCCGGCCTGCTGGCGGCCTTCCACGACGCGCACCCCGAGGTCGAGATCACCCTGACCGAGGCCAACACCGACCAACTGCTGGAAGGCCTGTGGGCCGGACACCTGGACGCGGCGATCGTCAGCCTGGGCAGCGAGACCCCGCCGGGCCTGGACGTCCTGGTGGTGGCCGACCAGCCCGTGGTGGCCGCCGTGAGTCACGACCACGAACTCGCCGTGCACCCGGTCATCTCGCTCGACACCCTGCGCGGCCGCCCGCTGATCAGCCTGCCGCGCGGGACCGGCCTGCGCACCCGACTGGACGAGGCCTGCGCCGCCGCCGGGTTCGTCCCGAAGATCGCCTTCGAGGCCAGCGACCCGCAGATACTCGCCCAACTCGCCGCCCGCGGCCTGGGCGCGGCCATCCTGCCCCGCGCCTTCGCGGCGGCCCGCCCGCGAGAGTTGCGGGTGATCACCATCGACCGCCCGGCGCTGCGCGGGCGCCTGGCCTTCGCCTGGCGGGCCGGCGGCCCGACCAGCCCGGCCGGGCGCGCCCTGGTCAGCCGCGCGCGGGAGACGCTGGGGGTGGCCGAGGGGGAGTAG
- a CDS encoding response regulator, which produces MSVRVVLADDQPLVRAALEMVISETPDIEVVGEAATGAEAVRLAEELHPDVVVMDIRMPGMDGIEATRLVTTGPAAARVVVLTTFDDDDYVYAALRAGAAGFLVKDMALDDILAAIRVVAAGDALIAPSVTRRLIAEFAGRRTPAPTPIPAARQLGGITDREREILTLVGRGLSNTEIATELVISMATVKTYVTRLLSKLDARDRVQLVILAYESGLVTLPG; this is translated from the coding sequence ATGAGCGTGCGCGTCGTGCTGGCTGACGACCAACCACTGGTCCGGGCCGCCCTGGAGATGGTCATCTCCGAGACGCCCGACATCGAGGTCGTCGGGGAGGCCGCGACCGGCGCCGAAGCGGTCCGACTGGCCGAGGAACTCCACCCCGACGTGGTGGTGATGGACATCCGGATGCCCGGCATGGACGGCATCGAGGCCACCCGTCTGGTCACCACGGGCCCGGCAGCTGCCCGCGTCGTGGTGCTCACCACCTTCGACGACGACGACTACGTCTACGCCGCGTTGCGCGCGGGCGCGGCCGGCTTCCTCGTCAAGGACATGGCGCTGGACGACATCCTCGCCGCGATCCGGGTGGTCGCCGCCGGGGACGCCCTGATCGCCCCGAGCGTCACCCGCCGCCTGATCGCCGAGTTCGCCGGCCGCCGCACCCCGGCCCCGACTCCGATTCCAGCGGCGCGGCAGCTCGGCGGCATCACCGACCGGGAACGCGAGATCCTCACCCTGGTCGGCCGCGGCCTGTCCAACACCGAGATCGCCACCGAACTGGTCATCAGCATGGCCACCGTGAAGACGTACGTGACACGGCTGCTCTCCAAGCTGGACGCCCGCGATCGCGTGCAACTGGTCATCCTCGCCTACGAGTCGGGCCTGGTGACACTCCCCGGCTGA
- a CDS encoding globin domain-containing protein, translating into MPQQYVPHQSQQSQQPSVPHQYAPPQSEPHRPAPSAARPAPQAPLSGQDIAMIRASLAVVEPHAAELPVHFYATLFGRYPQVRELFPPDMDVQHDRLVRALLLIVDLVDDAKNLARFCGDLGRDHRKFGTQSAHYAAVGECLLATLEHFAGPAWTADLAAAWTRAYTTAAQAMDQAAAADAAERPAVWHAPIVRHVKRGSDLAEITVRPDQPYSFTGGQFVSLETPWRPKVWRYYSPANAPRPDGTVTFYVRAVPGGRISTALVHQAAVGDVLRLGLPLGDLTIDPTAARDVVCVAGGTGLAAIRALVEQAVLDGAQRRVDLFVGARTAQELYGLEDLLRLSQRHRWLTVRAAISDEDVPRTRRSLSDALAESGPWQQPDAYLSGPAAMITAAARVLHRTGVPFERLHHDPFVQLDFLGS; encoded by the coding sequence GTGCCGCAGCAGTACGTGCCGCACCAGTCCCAGCAGTCCCAGCAGCCGTCGGTACCGCACCAGTACGCGCCGCCGCAGTCCGAGCCGCACCGGCCGGCGCCGAGCGCAGCGCGGCCCGCTCCCCAGGCCCCCCTGTCGGGGCAGGACATCGCGATGATCCGAGCGAGCCTGGCCGTGGTCGAGCCGCACGCCGCCGAGCTGCCGGTCCACTTCTACGCGACGCTGTTCGGCCGCTACCCGCAGGTCCGCGAGCTGTTCCCGCCGGACATGGACGTTCAGCACGACCGACTGGTGCGGGCCCTGCTGCTGATCGTCGACTTGGTGGACGATGCCAAGAACCTGGCGCGCTTCTGTGGCGATCTGGGGCGTGACCACCGCAAGTTCGGCACCCAGAGCGCCCATTACGCGGCGGTCGGCGAGTGCCTGCTGGCCACGCTGGAGCACTTCGCGGGCCCGGCCTGGACCGCGGACCTCGCCGCCGCCTGGACCCGCGCCTACACCACGGCCGCCCAGGCCATGGACCAGGCCGCCGCGGCCGACGCGGCCGAACGGCCGGCGGTGTGGCACGCGCCCATCGTGCGTCACGTCAAGCGCGGTTCCGACCTCGCGGAGATCACGGTGCGGCCCGATCAGCCGTACTCGTTCACCGGCGGACAGTTCGTCAGCCTGGAGACCCCGTGGCGGCCGAAGGTCTGGCGCTACTACTCACCGGCCAACGCCCCGCGCCCGGACGGGACCGTCACCTTCTACGTCCGCGCGGTTCCCGGCGGCCGGATCAGCACCGCGCTGGTGCACCAAGCCGCGGTCGGCGACGTGTTGCGGCTCGGCCTGCCATTGGGCGACCTGACCATCGACCCCACCGCCGCCCGGGACGTGGTGTGCGTGGCGGGCGGGACCGGGCTGGCGGCGATCCGCGCGCTGGTCGAACAGGCCGTGCTGGACGGCGCGCAGCGGCGGGTGGACCTCTTCGTCGGGGCCCGCACGGCGCAGGAGTTGTACGGACTGGAGGACCTGCTGCGCCTGTCCCAGCGCCACCGCTGGCTCACCGTGCGCGCGGCCATCTCCGATGAGGACGTCCCGCGGACCAGGCGCTCGCTCTCCGACGCGCTGGCGGAGTCCGGCCCCTGGCAGCAGCCGGACGCCTACCTCAGCGGCCCCGCCGCGATGATCACCGCGGCCGCCCGGGTGCTCCACCGCACGGGCGTCCCGTTCGAGCGCCTGCACCACGACCCGTTCGTGCAGCTCGACTTCCTCGGCTCCTGA
- a CDS encoding glycoside hydrolase family 10 protein produces the protein MPDEPLEPPASDATAAGDTDADIDTNPAAAQFRGMWLTTVFNRDWPSRPGQSPQTQQQELLALLDTAVDRRLNAVVLQVRSLADALWPSPYEPWAKCLTGVQGRDPGWDPLDFAVREAHARDLELHAWFNPYRIATQPDASLLAPDHPARRHPEWVVAYDGLLLYNPGLPEVRRFVQDAMLDAVARYDVDGVHFDDYFYPYPASGQVFDDDDAYQRHGGDFPDRAAWRRDNIDRLVQETAARIAELNRSSSTGSGRPRRPVRFGIAPFGIWRDRSVDPRGSDTHGGLSSYDDLGADTRGWVKNGWLDYVAPQLYWAIGSSTCDYAKLAPWWAEVVRGTDTLLYLGEALYRAGTPGQPAPWQDPGELSRHLTFTQDLSEVRGNIFFSARNVVQDPIGAMRQVITDHYQSRVRPPQRP, from the coding sequence ATGCCGGACGAACCGCTGGAGCCCCCCGCTTCCGATGCCACAGCCGCCGGCGATACCGACGCCGACATCGACACCAACCCGGCGGCCGCGCAGTTCCGCGGCATGTGGCTGACCACCGTCTTCAACCGCGACTGGCCCAGCCGGCCCGGCCAGTCGCCCCAGACCCAGCAGCAGGAGCTGCTCGCCCTGCTGGACACCGCCGTCGACCGCCGGCTCAACGCCGTCGTCCTCCAGGTCAGGTCGCTGGCCGACGCGCTCTGGCCCTCGCCCTACGAGCCGTGGGCGAAGTGCCTGACGGGTGTTCAGGGCCGCGATCCCGGTTGGGATCCGCTGGACTTCGCCGTGCGCGAGGCCCACGCCCGGGACCTGGAGCTGCACGCCTGGTTCAACCCGTACCGGATCGCCACCCAGCCCGACGCCTCCCTGCTGGCCCCCGACCACCCCGCCCGCCGGCACCCCGAGTGGGTGGTGGCGTACGACGGCCTGCTGCTCTACAACCCGGGCCTGCCCGAGGTGCGCCGCTTCGTCCAGGACGCGATGCTCGACGCGGTCGCCCGCTACGACGTGGACGGCGTCCACTTCGACGACTACTTCTACCCGTACCCGGCCAGCGGACAGGTCTTCGACGACGATGACGCCTACCAGCGCCACGGCGGCGACTTCCCCGACCGGGCCGCCTGGCGGCGCGACAACATCGACCGCCTGGTGCAGGAGACCGCGGCACGGATCGCCGAGCTGAACCGCTCGTCGAGCACCGGCTCGGGCCGGCCCAGGCGCCCGGTGCGGTTCGGGATCGCCCCGTTCGGGATCTGGCGCGACCGCTCCGTGGATCCGCGGGGCTCCGACACCCACGGCGGCCTCTCCTCCTACGACGACCTCGGCGCCGACACCCGCGGCTGGGTGAAGAACGGCTGGCTCGACTACGTCGCCCCGCAGCTCTACTGGGCCATCGGCTCCTCCACCTGCGACTACGCCAAGCTGGCCCCCTGGTGGGCCGAGGTGGTCCGCGGCACCGACACGCTGCTCTACCTCGGCGAAGCGCTCTACCGGGCCGGCACCCCCGGTCAGCCCGCGCCGTGGCAGGATCCGGGCGAGCTCTCCCGGCACCTGACCTTCACCCAGGACCTGTCCGAGGTGCGCGGCAACATCTTCTTCAGCGCGAGGAACGTGGTCCAGGACCCGATCGGGGCGATGCGACAGGTCATCACCGACCACTACCAGTCCCGGGTGCGGCCGCCGCAGCGACCGTAG
- a CDS encoding sensor histidine kinase: protein MSVKPTLPLLKRVPPAAWTALAWCVSVAYPSVVLGARPDYHSHPGVLAPHRDWATIALATLVAFAAAALLRRRPLVATGLLLGATIAQTQAWRSNVQLPPTALLAVDVALCLVTANSPRRTSRAAAAMVVGVLFLHLSLLSAMGGGFFLTGTTIGASDGGLLVALIAWLVGRSMRESREHVELVGAQSAAQAVTTERLRIAREMHDTVAHSIGIVALQAGAARRVIDSRPDRAREALTEIETAGRETLAGLRRMLGALRQADQGVGAGVGAGTGVGVGVGVGAEVTALHQPSGLADLDRLAAATTAAGVRVDVQWHGERLALLPEIDLAAFRVIQESVTNVVRHADSRSCQVSIDCRKTDEVAIEITDRGRGHGSAPGSGYGLVGLRERVSLLHGEFHAAPRPGGGFQVSARLPVAGGAR, encoded by the coding sequence ATGTCCGTGAAGCCGACCCTGCCCCTGCTGAAGCGCGTGCCACCGGCCGCGTGGACGGCCCTGGCTTGGTGCGTTTCGGTGGCGTACCCCTCCGTTGTGCTCGGCGCCCGGCCGGACTACCACTCCCACCCGGGCGTCCTGGCACCGCACCGGGACTGGGCGACCATCGCGCTCGCCACCCTCGTCGCATTCGCCGCCGCCGCTCTGCTGCGCCGTCGCCCGCTGGTGGCGACCGGTCTGCTGCTCGGCGCCACCATCGCGCAGACGCAGGCCTGGCGTTCGAACGTGCAGCTGCCGCCGACCGCACTGCTGGCGGTCGACGTCGCGCTCTGCCTGGTCACGGCCAACAGCCCGCGCCGGACCTCGCGCGCCGCCGCGGCCATGGTGGTCGGCGTGCTGTTCCTCCATCTGAGCCTGCTGTCCGCGATGGGCGGAGGCTTCTTCCTCACCGGCACCACCATCGGCGCCTCCGACGGCGGCCTGCTGGTGGCCCTCATCGCCTGGCTGGTCGGCCGCTCGATGCGCGAGTCCCGGGAGCACGTCGAGCTGGTGGGCGCACAGAGCGCCGCGCAGGCGGTCACCACCGAACGGCTGCGGATCGCACGCGAGATGCACGACACGGTGGCGCACAGCATCGGCATCGTCGCCCTGCAGGCCGGTGCGGCACGGCGGGTCATCGACAGCCGACCGGACCGGGCACGCGAGGCGCTGACCGAGATCGAGACCGCCGGGCGGGAGACGCTGGCGGGGCTTCGCCGGATGCTCGGCGCCCTGCGCCAGGCCGATCAGGGCGTGGGCGCGGGCGTGGGCGCGGGCACGGGCGTGGGCGTGGGCGTGGGCGTGGGCGCGGAGGTTACCGCGCTGCACCAGCCGTCCGGCCTGGCCGACCTCGACCGGCTGGCCGCCGCCACGACGGCCGCCGGGGTACGGGTCGACGTCCAGTGGCACGGCGAACGGCTCGCGCTGCTGCCGGAGATCGACTTGGCGGCCTTCCGCGTCATCCAGGAGTCGGTCACCAACGTGGTGCGCCATGCCGACAGCCGCTCCTGTCAGGTGTCCATCGACTGCCGCAAGACGGACGAGGTGGCCATCGAGATCACCGACCGGGGCCGCGGCCACGGCAGTGCCCCGGGCAGCGGTTACGGTCTCGTGGGGCTGCGCGAGCGAGTCTCCCTGCTGCACGGAGAGTTCCACGCCGCGCCCCGGCCAGGCGGCGGCTTCCAGGTCTCAGCCCGGCTGCCCGTGGCGGGAGGAGCCAGATGA